The Oncorhynchus masou masou isolate Uvic2021 chromosome 13, UVic_Omas_1.1, whole genome shotgun sequence genomic interval tataccctttgttggcaatgacagaggtcatgcttcacagtagatatggtgttctttggatccaactcagcattctttgtcctccaaacacgacgagttgagtttttaaccaaaaagttatattttggtttcatctgaccatatgacattctcccaatcttcttctggatcatccaaatgctctcgacaaacttcagacgggcctggacatgtactggcttaagcagggggacacgtttggcactgcaggatttgagtccctggcggcgtagtgtgttactgatggtaagctttgttactttggtcccagctctctgcaggtcattcactagttcccccgtgtggttctgggatttttgctcaccgttcttgtgatcattttgaccccacggggtgagatcttgcgtggagcaccagatcgagggagattatcagtggtcttgtatgtcttccatttcctaataattgctcccacagttgatttcttcaaaccaagctgcttacctattgcagattgtcttcccagcctggtgcaggtctacaattttggttctggtgtcttttgacagctctttggtcttggccatagtggagtttggagtgtgactgtttgaggttgtggacaggtgtcttttatactgataacaagttcaaaccggtgccattaatacaggtaacgagtggaggacaggggagcctcttaaagaagaagttacaagtctgtgagagccagaaatcttgcttgtttgtaggtgaccaaatacttattttccaccataatttgcaaataaattcattaaaaatcctacaatgtgttcTGGATTTTtgtcttctcattttgtctgtcatagttgaagtgtacctatgatgaaaattacaggcctcatctttttaagtgggagaacttgcacaattggtggctgactaaatacttttttttgccccactgtatatttaaaaGGGGCAGGAAATATGAATGAAAAGGTCACGTCATGATCCTACCGGCAGAGATGAGGACAACGGTGGTGAACAGGCTCATCTCCTCCTCGCTAAGGCCGAGCCCCATCAGATTTTCGCTGAAGTCCATCATGGAGGTCAGGAAGTCGCCGGCGCCCATGGCTCGTAACGCCTCCACGCTGTACTTGGTACCACCCAGGAATGTCACGGTGCGGTCTTTCACATCAAACAGCGACGCAAAACGGACCACTAGCACCTGATGAAGTGACAGCAGACACTAGGTATGTTTGGCTGGATCAACTGCATTTCCATGAGCCATATCAGTATGTTTTTAATACTGTTTTCATTCACATACATGTGAGAAAGAGGATacggagtagaggagagaaggagaaaagaagaGCCTAGGGAAGGAAGACTGAGAAAAACAATAATATACTGTAAGTGAGTGTTCTGGTCTTCACCTCAAAGGTACCAGCCTTGAGCAGGCTGACCTGGTCGTGTTGGGAGAGGTCGCTGAAGCCTGGGATCCGCTTGGCAAACTCCACCACCTCCCTGACGGCCGGGGTGAAACTGTGGCTGAACTCCTCCCAGATCCCATGTCCTGACTTATGGGGATTCACATGTGGAGATGTGTTCATGGGACACAGctgaggatggagaggggagaaggaggtacATGAAACATATCATTCATATACTTATTTAATGGTGGATAAGTAGAGTTTCCCATATACATTGTGTTATGTTAACACAATCTGAAGGTGTGAGATCAAGTATGGTGTTACACTGGGATCGAATCTTGTACTTCTATTATTTGTAGTTTATGATTTGGGGAGTGTTATACAAATGTTGTCAATCAATATATTATACAATAGATTAGCATAGATATTATATTAACTATAATATATCATATAGTCATTGTCCATCTTGGACTCACCAGATGCATCCTGTTGCCCCCGCTCCACAGTGGTCTTGTGAATCCTCCATGGGAGTTGGAGGTGGCCTGGCTCGTGCTGTTGTTGCCTCCATGGTGGGTGTAGGCTGGGAAATAGCCACTAGGGGAGCTGTTGGgcagtctgtctctactgtagagaCAGTGATTCTGGGTGGGGGTGGTGGGAGTACCTCTGCTGTAGGGGCAATGGCTGGGGGTGGTGATGTCATCCTCCTGGCAATGGTGCCTGTCAGGGCCCTGAGGCCCAGTGTTGGTGGGCTTCTCCTGAGCCTGGTCGTGGGCCTGAGTGGCTGTGAATGAGGCCGGGTCATTCTGCTGGTTCTGGTTCTTCTGGTTCCAGGCCTCCTGCTGGTTCCagttcctctcctctatcctctttcCAGTGTTACTGACACGTTGCTCCTCCCCCGGGGAGGTCGGCTGGGCATCAGCCTGGGACTGGGGGGAGGGGCTACCTTGCTTCTGATTGTACATGAAGGACTCCTGGTGGGCCCGGGTCACCGAGCCAATCCCATCCTCTGACCCGCGGTCTGAACCACTTGGAGACGCCGATATAGGGCTTCGGCTTGTATCCATGGCGACTGCAGACTCTGGGCGATGTTTGGGCTCCTCTGATTGGTTGGACCCGGGGGAAGTGGCGGGAGAtgtggaggaagaggatgagcCTAAACCAGAGTCAACATCTTGGGGGCAGGGCTCCCCAGGGCAGGCCTGCACCTGAAGCTGATTGGCCAGGGGGAGGGGTGTGTTGCCGTGGAGCTGGCTGTGTAGCTGGCTGTTGTTCATCATGTTGTTCACGGCACTCTGCATCTCTAGCAGCATTCGCTGCTTCTCACGCTTTGGGATGCGGCCGAAACGCACAGCTATTAGAGGAAAGAGGTAGGAGACAAGGTTTAACCCGGGTGGACACTACACCACTTTCAAAATCCTAACACTTAACAATGTGGCACAGACGGTGGTCACACACTACAAGACTCTTCACTTTGTCGTGAGGATTCTCAATACCACGCTGTCGCGCCAAAACAATGATGTGATTAGATTTAATGTAGCTATGAGCTGTGGCTAAAAGCAGCCTCAAATGTTCAGTCATTCACACTTACCATATAGAGTTTAAATATCTAGGAAACATTTTGAATTGAATATTATTGATTGTGAACTTCAGAGCTGTAACAATTTGACACTTTGGCTTTGGTTAAAGGCAAGTACAAACACATACTAATATTAGTTATCGCTCCTGCTACAGAGTCTACACACATTCTGGGTGACGCGAAACAACGTTTCTCACTGGCTTCTTCTCTGGCGAACTCTCATTGGCAATTACTAATCACTGTTCTCAAAACGTATCATTTCACATCTCACACTACAAGAGCATTGCAGATTTTGTGGCGATGAAATCAAACATGTTTGAAAATAATCGGATGTCTGGGACTGCTCAAAGACGAGATCGGTGGTCTTTGCTGATAGGTCTGCTAGTCTACAGATAATGACCAAATACTGTCAATCCTTGTTTAAAATAGAACAAACCGATACTTTTCTTCATCTACTTTTTTCTCAACTCCATATTTATGTAATCCACGACAACCCACGAGAACGGTAATAAACCATGTATTATTGTGACAGGAGGGGGGATGTAGTTATAGAAGGTAATAGGAACTTACAGTCCTTGGACATGCCGACCAGCAGACACTTCTTGAAGCGACACTGCTGGCAGCGGTTCCTGTTGATCCTCATGATGGCGCAGCTCTCGTTCTTCAGGCACTTCTTATACTGGATGTTCTGCTGGATGCTCCGACGGAAGAAACCctacacgcacacagacagatggacacactAGTTTGTTGGGAGACTTGCTAGTTCACAGTGCTTTGACAGCAGAACTCGGTcattaagagaggagagagagagagaggctgtggttAAAAATAAGGCAGAAGCATTCTGAGTTCGATGATTTGACCCTGTTAGGCTACCGTCCCATTATGTCATTGCCCTTGCTCTCTCACCTTAAAATTAACTATGGCATTGAGGCACAACATTGATTaggtgtgtgtcagtctgtgttcTCACCTTGCAGCCCTCACAGGCATGGACCCCATAGTGGAATCCAGATGCAATATCTCCACACACCTTACACAGCAGCACCAGGCCGTTGATTTCTGCAAAAACCCAGATGCAAAACATCTCATCAGAACTCATTGACGCAATGCCTCTTTAAATTAAATTCAACAGATTGTATTCATACCCAAAGCCAAGGGTCAATTATTGCAATAGTAACTGAATAGACATTCAAGTTATTGCACAGCAGAGAAACCACTCACTAGTAATGCTGCATTTTGCACTGGTCTTTGCTGTAGTATGGGCCAGTGGGAGACCTGCCGTGGTTAGGGGCGTGTCCACCACATTGCCCTGGCGACAGATGTGGGAGGAGTTGTGTGGCAGGGAAGAGGAGTTGTAGCAGTCGTTTGAGTCACTATGACATGACTCAGGGCTGGAGGAGCTGATGTAGGCTATTACACCCCCTAGTGGAGAAACAGACATGATGATTAGGCTGATAATTTAATATAATTAAATAGAACACATATTATACTGTTATCTCTATGGATAGGGCTGGCTGCTGGGGTAGCAGAGGTTCAAGTTGAACAAAGAACAATGATTTTACATGACCTTATAAATAGAGAGTGTTTGAAAGGAATTTGAATTAATGTTGTTTCTGAACATTTTGCAGACCGAAGGGAAGGATCTGGAAATCGTATATAGTccaaaaaatattcatattttggGTGGGGTGTGTTGAGACTGAGCACTGCAGCAGACAGCCGAGTCTCGTAAGTGAGATCAGACAGAGCAGCATGCGTTGTGACAACCTTTTACCAGTTGTAGGTAGGCTATTTAGATTGTCATTGCGGAGACACCCATTTCCAACCCCTTTTCCAACTGATGCTCATCACGAAATAACGGTGACAAAGCACAGGAAAATGACTTTAGGCACTTAGAGCCCATTAGAAAAATTTCCTCGGACATTGGTTTAAACTCCATTCTAAGACTGCTTATGGAAAACCATATCAAGCTAAAGGTTTTACGTATGCTCAGTTCTTGGGTCTCCAGCGCTGGACGAGTGGAAATTAAGTGAACTCACTTGCGTGCTTCTGTTATAGGGAAAAATCCACAATGAAACTGACATTAAAATGTGGACAATGATACAGTTGCATCTGTTGGCCATCAATCAGCCTATTCATTTCTATGCCCATGATggctactgtagtctaccattttAAACACATTTGTTGAAATGACAATATCACTGGAGCCAATGCAAATACATTTGTTTCACTTGTGTAGTTTACATGGAGGTGGCAAACTGATTTAATAAATAGCCTATAACTTCtgtttattattgttgttgtagcCATGTGTTATTAAACACTGTCTGTCAAGCATAGGCCTATTCAGGCCTAATAGTTTGCACTGCTATTCAGtttacagcaccagtcaaaagtttggacacctactcattcaagggtttttctctatttgtactattttctacattgtagatagtgaagacatcaaaaccatgaaataacacatatggaattatatagcaaccaaaaaaaaagtgttaaacaaatccaaatatattttacattttagattcttcaaagtaggcaccctttgccttgatgacagcattgcacactcctggcattctctcaaccagcttcatgaggtagtcacctggaatgcaattcaattaacaggtgtgccttgttaaaggttcatttgtggaatttatttccttcttaatgcgtttgagccaaacagttgtgttgtgacaaggtatgggtggtgtACAGCAGATAGCCCAATTTAAAAGTTGCcaaaaaacatcaagcactatgatgaaactggctctcatgaggaccgccacagg includes:
- the LOC135552037 gene encoding nuclear receptor subfamily 1 group D member 2-like isoform X2, producing MESTKAGGVIAYISSSSPESCHSDSNDCYNSSSLPHNSSHICRQGNVVDTPLTTAGLPLAHTTAKTSAKCSITKINGLVLLCKVCGDIASGFHYGVHACEGCKGFFRRSIQQNIQYKKCLKNESCAIMRINRNRCQQCRFKKCLLVGMSKDSVRFGRIPKREKQRMLLEMQSAVNNMMNNSQLHSQLHGNTPLPLANQLQVQACPGEPCPQDVDSGLGSSSSSTSPATSPGSNQSEEPKHRPESAVAMDTSRSPISASPSGSDRGSEDGIGSVTRAHQESFMYNQKQGSPSPQSQADAQPTSPGEEQRVSNTGKRIEERNWNQQEAWNQKNQNQQNDPASFTATQAHDQAQEKPTNTGPQGPDRHHCQEDDITTPSHCPYSRGTPTTPTQNHCLYSRDRLPNSSPSGYFPAYTHHGGNNSTSQATSNSHGGFTRPLWSGGNRMHLLCPMNTSPHVNPHKSGHGIWEEFSHSFTPAVREVVEFAKRIPGFSDLSQHDQVSLLKAGTFEVLVVRFASLFDVKDRTVTFLGGTKYSVEALRAMGAGDFLTSMMDFSENLMGLGLSEEEMSLFTTVVLISADRSGIENVNSVEALQETLIRHLKGLITKNHTNESAIFTKLLLRLPELRSLNNMHSEQLLAFKIHH
- the LOC135552037 gene encoding nuclear receptor subfamily 1 group D member 2-like isoform X3 yields the protein MSVPGGVIAYISSSSPESCHSDSNDCYNSSSLPHNSSHICRQGNVVDTPLTTAGLPLAHTTAKTSAKCSITKINGLVLLCKVCGDIASGFHYGVHACEGCKGFFRRSIQQNIQYKKCLKNESCAIMRINRNRCQQCRFKKCLLVGMSKDSVRFGRIPKREKQRMLLEMQSAVNNMMNNSQLHSQLHGNTPLPLANQLQVQACPGEPCPQDVDSGLGSSSSSTSPATSPGSNQSEEPKHRPESAVAMDTSRSPISASPSGSDRGSEDGIGSVTRAHQESFMYNQKQGSPSPQSQADAQPTSPGEEQRVSNTGKRIEERNWNQQEAWNQKNQNQQNDPASFTATQAHDQAQEKPTNTGPQGPDRHHCQEDDITTPSHCPYSRGTPTTPTQNHCLYSRDRLPNSSPSGYFPAYTHHGGNNSTSQATSNSHGGFTRPLWSGGNRMHLLCPMNTSPHVNPHKSGHGIWEEFSHSFTPAVREVVEFAKRIPGFSDLSQHDQVSLLKAGTFEVLVVRFASLFDVKDRTVTFLGGTKYSVEALRAMGAGDFLTSMMDFSENLMGLGLSEEEMSLFTTVVLISADRSGIENVNSVEALQETLIRHLKGLITKNHTNESAIFTKLLLRLPELRSLNNMHSEQLLAFKIHH
- the LOC135552037 gene encoding nuclear receptor subfamily 1 group D member 2-like isoform X1, whose amino-acid sequence is MLSSRQRVPTLKNLKWGVIAYISSSSPESCHSDSNDCYNSSSLPHNSSHICRQGNVVDTPLTTAGLPLAHTTAKTSAKCSITKINGLVLLCKVCGDIASGFHYGVHACEGCKGFFRRSIQQNIQYKKCLKNESCAIMRINRNRCQQCRFKKCLLVGMSKDSVRFGRIPKREKQRMLLEMQSAVNNMMNNSQLHSQLHGNTPLPLANQLQVQACPGEPCPQDVDSGLGSSSSSTSPATSPGSNQSEEPKHRPESAVAMDTSRSPISASPSGSDRGSEDGIGSVTRAHQESFMYNQKQGSPSPQSQADAQPTSPGEEQRVSNTGKRIEERNWNQQEAWNQKNQNQQNDPASFTATQAHDQAQEKPTNTGPQGPDRHHCQEDDITTPSHCPYSRGTPTTPTQNHCLYSRDRLPNSSPSGYFPAYTHHGGNNSTSQATSNSHGGFTRPLWSGGNRMHLLCPMNTSPHVNPHKSGHGIWEEFSHSFTPAVREVVEFAKRIPGFSDLSQHDQVSLLKAGTFEVLVVRFASLFDVKDRTVTFLGGTKYSVEALRAMGAGDFLTSMMDFSENLMGLGLSEEEMSLFTTVVLISADRSGIENVNSVEALQETLIRHLKGLITKNHTNESAIFTKLLLRLPELRSLNNMHSEQLLAFKIHH